One region of Pangasianodon hypophthalmus isolate fPanHyp1 chromosome 15, fPanHyp1.pri, whole genome shotgun sequence genomic DNA includes:
- the wdr91 gene encoding WD repeat-containing protein 91 isoform X2, which translates to MTSTRHTKTGNRKRFSKFWLCVDVRMASAVERTDDLVREYLIYRGFTGTLKHLDAEIKADKEKGFRVDKIIDQLQHFIQNFDLAGLKEYWSYLDHRLFSRLEDVYRPTVNKLRTSLFRYYLVYTVQTKNLEKTQEFFQKQALDLQGQVEWRDWFILPFIPAPEQNPSFSPYFSRQWADTFLVSLHNFLSVLFRCMPQPVLLSFDAEVQRSNSIQEENEQLRQVLFALQGEPRPKKAEEMLHHKLPAYVQHMDRLGDTELDLVSSQRVINPTTPSRNFFSFLPQGRRAPVRTPQGAASSSPTQATLGRKETSASQAGKIKDPATSKESKMAPVAATSADTGARQKRQMDHEKERKELFSKQVAQSSEKKVEISEAEGQIEGQCDTTDSPTKQAQASSEGGGSGTEQPFIKLSQEEYGEHHSSIMHCRVDSSGRKVASLDVDGVVKVWSFNPIMQTKATIMSKSPLLSLEWATKPDRLLLLGSGVGTVRLYDTEAKKNLYEMSIDEAHPRILSLACSPSGTSFVCSAAAPVARSGSMSETAPRLMQPISGQLLLWDTKTVKQQLQFALEPGPVAVNCIAFNHNGNLLVTGAADGIIRLFDMQRYESVMSWKAHDGEVYSVEFSYDENTVFSIGEDGKFIQWNIHRSGVKQSEYSLSQDAVGPFVLSGYSGYKQVQVPRGRLFAFDSEGQHVLTCSSNGGLIYRLKKGDAGLESVLSLGGHKAPVVTVDWCSALDCGTCLTASMDGKIKLSTLLAQKP; encoded by the exons ATGACCAGCACGAGACACACGAAAACAGGAAACCGGAAGAGATTTTCTAAATTCTGGCTGTGTGTCG ATGTAAGGATGGCGTCAGCAGTGGAGAGGACAGATGATCTTGTAcgtgaatatttaatataccGTGGATTTACGGGCACTCTCAAACATCTAGACGCTGAAATCAAAGCTGACAAAGAGAAAGGATTTCGA GTGGATAAAATAATCGATCAGCTTCAGCACTTCATTCAGAACTTTGACCTTGCTGGACTGAAAGAATATTGGAGCTACCTGGATCACAGACTCTTCAGCCGTTTGGAGGATGTTTACAGACCCACTGTTAACAAACTGAGGACAAGCCTCTTTCGTTACTATCTCGTGTACACTGTTCAG ACAAAGAATCTGGAGAAGACTCAAGAGTTTTTCCAGAAGCAGGCTCTTGATCTTCAGGGCCAGGTAGAATGGCGTGATTGGTTCATCCTGCCATTTATTCCAGCTCCGGAGCAAAATCCGAGCTTCTCTCCGTATTTTTCCCGCCAGTGGGCCGATACTTTCCTCGTTTCCCTCCACAACTTCCTCAGTGTTCTTTTCCGGTGTATG CCCCAGCCTGTGCTTCTGAGTTTTGATGCTGAAGTTCAGAGAAGCAACAGCATCCAGGAGGAGAATGAACAGCTGCGCCAAGTG ttatttGCACTTCAAGGAGAACCAAGGCCTAAAAAAGCAGAGGAGATGTTGCATCACAAACTCCCTGCTTACGTCCAGCACATGGACCGACTCGGAGATACAGAGCT GGACTTGGTGTCGAGCCAGCGTGTCATAAACCCGACCACTCCTTCAAGgaatttcttctcctttttgcCTCAGGGCAGAAGAGCCCCAGTGCGAACACCTCAGGGGGCAGCAAGCTCCTCCCCCACACAGGCCACCCTCGGGAGGAAGGAAACTTCGGCCAGTCAG GCAGGGAAGATAAAGGACCCCGCAACCTCAAAAGAGTCCAAGATGGCACCCGTTGCTGCTACTTCGGCAGACACGGGTGCAAGGCAAAAGAGGCAGATGGAtcatgagaaagagagaaaagagcttTTCTCCAAACAAGTAGCACAG AGTTCTGAAAAGAAGGTTGAGATTTCTGAGGCCGAGGGTCAAATCGAGGGCCAGTGTGACACAACTGACTCGCCAACCAAACAGGCTCAGGCTAGCAGTGAAGGGGGCGGGTCCGGGACTGAGCAACCGTTCATCAAACTTAGTCAGGAAGAGTATGGAGAGCATCACTCTTCCATCATGCACTGCAG GGTGGACAGTTCAGGTAGAAAAGTGGCAAGTCTAGATGTGGATGGTGTAGTGAAAGTTTGGTCCTTCAACCCCATTATGCAGACGAAAGCCACCATTATGTCCAAATCTCCTCTGCTCTCACTGGAATGGGCTACAAAACCAGACAGACTG CTGTTGTTGGGCAGTGGGGTTGGCACAGTGAGGCTGTATGATACAGAAGCCAAGAAAAATCTGTATGAAATGTCCATAGACGAAGCTCATCCACG gataCTATCGCTGGCCTGCAGTCCCAGTGGAACATCTTTTGTGTGTTCAGCAGCAGCTCCTGTGGCTCGTTCAGGCAGCATGTCAGAAACAGCGCCACGTCTGATGCAGCCCATCTCAGGACAACTGCTGCTCTGGGACACTAAGACTGTCAAACAACAG ctgcaGTTTGCACTGGAGCCGGGGCCTGTGGCTGTAAACTGCATTGCGTTCAACCACAACGGGAATCTTCTTGTAACTGGAGCTGCTGATGGCATCATACGCCTGTTTG ACATGCAGAGGTATGAGAGTGTTATGAGTTGGAAGGCTCATGATGGTGAGGTGTATAGTGTTGAGTTCAGCTATGATGAAAACACTGTGTTCAGCATTGGAGAGGATGGcaag ttcatccagtGGAACATCCACCGCTCTGGAGTGAAACAGTCAGAGTACTCGTTATCTCAGGATGCCGTGGGACCGTTTGTGCTGTCCGGCTACAGTGGTTATAAGCAGGTCCAGGTGCCACGTGGACGCCTTTTCGCTTTCGATTCAGAGGGACAGCATGTCCTCACCTGCTCCAGTAACGGAGGACTCATTTATcgg cTGAAAAAGGGAGACGCAGGTCTGGAGAGTGTGTTGTCTTTGGGAGGGCATAAAGCTCCGGTGGTAACGGTGGACTGGTGTTCAGCTTTGGACTGTGGAACCTGCCTTACAGCGTCGATGGATGGCAAAATCAAACTGAGCACGCTCCTCGCACAGAAACCCTGA
- the wdr91 gene encoding WD repeat-containing protein 91 isoform X1, producing MTSTRHTKTGNRKRFSKFWLCVAADVRMASAVERTDDLVREYLIYRGFTGTLKHLDAEIKADKEKGFRVDKIIDQLQHFIQNFDLAGLKEYWSYLDHRLFSRLEDVYRPTVNKLRTSLFRYYLVYTVQTKNLEKTQEFFQKQALDLQGQVEWRDWFILPFIPAPEQNPSFSPYFSRQWADTFLVSLHNFLSVLFRCMPQPVLLSFDAEVQRSNSIQEENEQLRQVLFALQGEPRPKKAEEMLHHKLPAYVQHMDRLGDTELDLVSSQRVINPTTPSRNFFSFLPQGRRAPVRTPQGAASSSPTQATLGRKETSASQAGKIKDPATSKESKMAPVAATSADTGARQKRQMDHEKERKELFSKQVAQSSEKKVEISEAEGQIEGQCDTTDSPTKQAQASSEGGGSGTEQPFIKLSQEEYGEHHSSIMHCRVDSSGRKVASLDVDGVVKVWSFNPIMQTKATIMSKSPLLSLEWATKPDRLLLLGSGVGTVRLYDTEAKKNLYEMSIDEAHPRILSLACSPSGTSFVCSAAAPVARSGSMSETAPRLMQPISGQLLLWDTKTVKQQLQFALEPGPVAVNCIAFNHNGNLLVTGAADGIIRLFDMQRYESVMSWKAHDGEVYSVEFSYDENTVFSIGEDGKFIQWNIHRSGVKQSEYSLSQDAVGPFVLSGYSGYKQVQVPRGRLFAFDSEGQHVLTCSSNGGLIYRLKKGDAGLESVLSLGGHKAPVVTVDWCSALDCGTCLTASMDGKIKLSTLLAQKP from the exons ATGACCAGCACGAGACACACGAAAACAGGAAACCGGAAGAGATTTTCTAAATTCTGGCTGTGTGTC GCCGCAGATGTAAGGATGGCGTCAGCAGTGGAGAGGACAGATGATCTTGTAcgtgaatatttaatataccGTGGATTTACGGGCACTCTCAAACATCTAGACGCTGAAATCAAAGCTGACAAAGAGAAAGGATTTCGA GTGGATAAAATAATCGATCAGCTTCAGCACTTCATTCAGAACTTTGACCTTGCTGGACTGAAAGAATATTGGAGCTACCTGGATCACAGACTCTTCAGCCGTTTGGAGGATGTTTACAGACCCACTGTTAACAAACTGAGGACAAGCCTCTTTCGTTACTATCTCGTGTACACTGTTCAG ACAAAGAATCTGGAGAAGACTCAAGAGTTTTTCCAGAAGCAGGCTCTTGATCTTCAGGGCCAGGTAGAATGGCGTGATTGGTTCATCCTGCCATTTATTCCAGCTCCGGAGCAAAATCCGAGCTTCTCTCCGTATTTTTCCCGCCAGTGGGCCGATACTTTCCTCGTTTCCCTCCACAACTTCCTCAGTGTTCTTTTCCGGTGTATG CCCCAGCCTGTGCTTCTGAGTTTTGATGCTGAAGTTCAGAGAAGCAACAGCATCCAGGAGGAGAATGAACAGCTGCGCCAAGTG ttatttGCACTTCAAGGAGAACCAAGGCCTAAAAAAGCAGAGGAGATGTTGCATCACAAACTCCCTGCTTACGTCCAGCACATGGACCGACTCGGAGATACAGAGCT GGACTTGGTGTCGAGCCAGCGTGTCATAAACCCGACCACTCCTTCAAGgaatttcttctcctttttgcCTCAGGGCAGAAGAGCCCCAGTGCGAACACCTCAGGGGGCAGCAAGCTCCTCCCCCACACAGGCCACCCTCGGGAGGAAGGAAACTTCGGCCAGTCAG GCAGGGAAGATAAAGGACCCCGCAACCTCAAAAGAGTCCAAGATGGCACCCGTTGCTGCTACTTCGGCAGACACGGGTGCAAGGCAAAAGAGGCAGATGGAtcatgagaaagagagaaaagagcttTTCTCCAAACAAGTAGCACAG AGTTCTGAAAAGAAGGTTGAGATTTCTGAGGCCGAGGGTCAAATCGAGGGCCAGTGTGACACAACTGACTCGCCAACCAAACAGGCTCAGGCTAGCAGTGAAGGGGGCGGGTCCGGGACTGAGCAACCGTTCATCAAACTTAGTCAGGAAGAGTATGGAGAGCATCACTCTTCCATCATGCACTGCAG GGTGGACAGTTCAGGTAGAAAAGTGGCAAGTCTAGATGTGGATGGTGTAGTGAAAGTTTGGTCCTTCAACCCCATTATGCAGACGAAAGCCACCATTATGTCCAAATCTCCTCTGCTCTCACTGGAATGGGCTACAAAACCAGACAGACTG CTGTTGTTGGGCAGTGGGGTTGGCACAGTGAGGCTGTATGATACAGAAGCCAAGAAAAATCTGTATGAAATGTCCATAGACGAAGCTCATCCACG gataCTATCGCTGGCCTGCAGTCCCAGTGGAACATCTTTTGTGTGTTCAGCAGCAGCTCCTGTGGCTCGTTCAGGCAGCATGTCAGAAACAGCGCCACGTCTGATGCAGCCCATCTCAGGACAACTGCTGCTCTGGGACACTAAGACTGTCAAACAACAG ctgcaGTTTGCACTGGAGCCGGGGCCTGTGGCTGTAAACTGCATTGCGTTCAACCACAACGGGAATCTTCTTGTAACTGGAGCTGCTGATGGCATCATACGCCTGTTTG ACATGCAGAGGTATGAGAGTGTTATGAGTTGGAAGGCTCATGATGGTGAGGTGTATAGTGTTGAGTTCAGCTATGATGAAAACACTGTGTTCAGCATTGGAGAGGATGGcaag ttcatccagtGGAACATCCACCGCTCTGGAGTGAAACAGTCAGAGTACTCGTTATCTCAGGATGCCGTGGGACCGTTTGTGCTGTCCGGCTACAGTGGTTATAAGCAGGTCCAGGTGCCACGTGGACGCCTTTTCGCTTTCGATTCAGAGGGACAGCATGTCCTCACCTGCTCCAGTAACGGAGGACTCATTTATcgg cTGAAAAAGGGAGACGCAGGTCTGGAGAGTGTGTTGTCTTTGGGAGGGCATAAAGCTCCGGTGGTAACGGTGGACTGGTGTTCAGCTTTGGACTGTGGAACCTGCCTTACAGCGTCGATGGATGGCAAAATCAAACTGAGCACGCTCCTCGCACAGAAACCCTGA